One genomic region from Glaciimonas sp. PAMC28666 encodes:
- the cobJ gene encoding precorrin-3B C(17)-methyltransferase: MTGVLNLVSVGPGFADLIIPRAEAALRESSVIVAYELYLRWIAPWIVGKEIHTPPLTQERERALLAIEKARTGATVALISSGDIGIYAMAALAYDEIREDDTFIVNVIPGVTSANACASLLGSPLSHDFATLSLSDLLCPWDWIEQRASHIAQADLACVLYNVQSAGRQEGVYRILHLMLEHKSPSTLCGVVKNAYRPGQEVAIYSLEELLTLKFDMLTTIVIGNRFTQRKRGQIFTPRGYNDWHAPETESVKDSAHDGKVDFPAEATWVFSGTSDGNALAGLLATDGKPVVVSAATEYGGEIALQDCPGLTVWAGRQGVEARRQALIKSRARVLVDATHPYANLISEQLMRLSQELGIPYLRYERPGSAAISETATLCATMAEAVERAMKIGKRIFLATGSKDLSSFLQAPGAQQLQWFARVTPEPETIQRAVDFGLPRAHICAMQGPFSQDFNQALWRDWGIDCIVTKESGEAGGYQAKVDAAAALGIPLLVVKRPQMSYPVVATTFEAVRAQLQRWDLQ, from the coding sequence ATGACGGGTGTATTGAATTTGGTATCGGTTGGACCGGGCTTTGCCGATCTGATCATTCCGCGGGCCGAAGCGGCGCTGCGTGAAAGTAGCGTCATCGTTGCCTATGAGTTGTATTTGCGCTGGATCGCTCCGTGGATCGTGGGTAAGGAAATTCACACGCCACCGCTGACCCAGGAACGTGAGCGGGCATTGCTGGCAATCGAAAAGGCGCGTACGGGTGCGACGGTGGCATTGATTTCCAGTGGCGATATTGGGATTTATGCGATGGCCGCGCTGGCCTATGATGAAATCCGTGAAGACGATACTTTTATCGTCAACGTCATTCCCGGTGTGACCTCTGCTAACGCCTGTGCATCATTATTAGGTTCGCCGCTTTCTCATGATTTTGCGACGTTAAGTTTGTCGGACCTGCTGTGTCCTTGGGATTGGATCGAGCAGCGCGCAAGCCACATCGCGCAGGCCGATCTGGCGTGTGTGTTGTATAACGTGCAAAGTGCAGGGCGGCAGGAAGGGGTTTATCGCATCCTTCACCTGATGCTGGAACATAAGTCGCCGTCAACGCTATGCGGGGTAGTGAAAAATGCTTATCGACCGGGACAGGAAGTCGCCATTTATTCGCTCGAGGAGTTGTTGACCTTAAAGTTCGACATGTTGACGACGATCGTGATCGGTAATCGATTTACCCAGCGCAAGCGCGGGCAAATATTTACTCCGCGCGGATATAACGACTGGCATGCACCGGAAACCGAGAGCGTTAAGGATAGCGCCCATGATGGCAAGGTAGATTTCCCTGCGGAGGCGACGTGGGTGTTTTCCGGCACCAGCGACGGCAACGCGTTGGCAGGTCTGTTGGCGACTGATGGCAAACCAGTGGTGGTTTCTGCTGCGACTGAATACGGCGGCGAGATTGCGCTGCAAGATTGTCCCGGATTGACGGTCTGGGCCGGCCGGCAAGGCGTGGAAGCGCGGCGGCAAGCGCTGATTAAGAGTCGCGCCAGGGTGTTGGTGGATGCAACCCATCCGTATGCCAATCTAATCTCCGAGCAGTTGATGCGTCTGTCGCAAGAACTGGGGATTCCTTATCTGCGGTATGAGCGTCCGGGAAGTGCAGCAATTTCAGAGACAGCTACGCTGTGTGCAACGATGGCTGAGGCAGTCGAGCGCGCCATGAAAATTGGCAAGAGGATTTTTCTGGCGACTGGCTCCAAAGATCTGAGCAGCTTTTTACAAGCGCCGGGAGCGCAGCAACTGCAATGGTTTGCCCGTGTCACACCGGAACCGGAAACAATCCAGCGGGCGGTAGATTTCGGCTTGCCGCGCGCCCACATCTGTGCGATGCAAGGGCCATTTTCGCAAGATTTCAATCAGGCCTTGTGGCGTGACTGGGGCATCGATTGTATCGTCACCAAAGAGTCGGGGGAAGCGGGTGGCTATCAGGCCAAGGTGGACGCCGCAGCTGCGCTGGGTATTCCGTTGCTGGTGGTGAAGCGTCCGCAGATGTCTTATCCAGTCGTGGCGACGACCTTCGAAGCAGTACGAGCGCAGCTTCAGCGCTGGGATTTGCAATGA
- a CDS encoding cobalamin biosynthesis protein, whose product MNKLVDHGLGIWPVRAEAGPLAGLLQSHLGGTCYQPWMMNTESQPIGQKARFAAHYRQHRQWLILGATGIAVRFLDGLPQDKLSDPAVVVVDEAGRFAISLLAGHEGGANQLAYQVAAVIGAVPVITTATEAIKPLVVGIGCRKGVSVEQISDAILAALGERNLTEVREIATVDLKANELGLLAFCQQHALPLRIFSHATVAARAWRGAVTQPSAWVQQNVGLDGVCEPCALIAAPRGVLIVQKTALNGVAVAVVQDLLIEIKKSESAGLEI is encoded by the coding sequence TTGAATAAGCTTGTCGATCATGGCTTAGGTATCTGGCCGGTACGCGCAGAGGCCGGACCACTGGCGGGGCTATTGCAGTCTCATCTCGGCGGTACTTGTTATCAGCCCTGGATGATGAACACGGAGAGTCAACCAATCGGTCAGAAAGCCAGGTTCGCAGCGCATTATCGCCAGCATCGACAATGGCTGATTCTAGGCGCGACAGGAATCGCTGTGAGGTTCCTGGACGGATTACCGCAAGACAAGTTAAGCGACCCTGCGGTCGTTGTCGTGGATGAGGCCGGACGATTCGCAATATCGTTGTTGGCCGGTCATGAAGGCGGAGCTAATCAACTCGCTTATCAGGTCGCAGCCGTGATCGGCGCGGTGCCTGTCATTACGACCGCAACGGAGGCGATCAAGCCGCTTGTGGTCGGCATCGGCTGTCGCAAAGGTGTCTCGGTGGAACAGATATCCGATGCCATATTAGCCGCATTGGGGGAACGAAATCTGACCGAAGTAAGAGAAATTGCGACCGTAGATCTGAAAGCGAATGAACTGGGGTTGCTGGCATTTTGTCAGCAGCACGCGTTGCCATTGCGAATATTTTCGCATGCCACCGTTGCAGCCAGAGCCTGGCGCGGCGCGGTTACGCAACCTTCAGCGTGGGTGCAGCAAAATGTCGGCCTGGATGGTGTGTGCGAGCCTTGCGCGCTGATTGCCGCGCCACGCGGTGTGTTGATAGTGCAGAAGACGGCGCTCAATGGCGTGGCGGTAGCGGTAGTACAAGACCTATTAATAGAGATAAAAAAAAGCGAAAGTGCAGGATTAGAAATATGA
- the cobM gene encoding precorrin-4 C(11)-methyltransferase, whose translation MKVYFIGAGPGAPDLITLRGANLLGKVGMVLYAGSLVPTAMLQHCRADAELFDTATLDLEQQQACYQRAQENNCDVARLHSGDPAIYGATAEQMRRLEALGIEYEIVPGVSSFTAAAAMVKAELTKPEVSQTVILTRVSGRASAVPEAEAIAKLAEHQATMCIFLSGPHLKKIVTDLRLHYPADTPVKLVYRATWPEQKIYEGTLATVLAETKRGSWNLTTMMLVGAALDHGEQVESSLYSKEFTHLFRVVKKEKKKTEKKVEKTAKTLVETKVTVE comes from the coding sequence ATGAAAGTTTATTTTATCGGTGCTGGCCCGGGCGCACCCGATTTGATCACATTACGCGGTGCCAACCTGTTGGGGAAAGTCGGGATGGTGCTGTATGCAGGATCGCTGGTCCCAACCGCCATGCTGCAACATTGTCGTGCTGACGCCGAATTGTTTGACACCGCGACGCTGGATCTTGAGCAGCAGCAGGCCTGCTATCAGCGTGCGCAGGAAAATAATTGCGATGTGGCGCGTTTGCACTCGGGCGATCCGGCGATTTATGGCGCGACCGCAGAACAGATGCGGCGGCTCGAAGCGCTCGGTATCGAATATGAAATCGTGCCCGGTGTGTCTTCATTCACGGCAGCGGCGGCGATGGTGAAAGCGGAGCTTACCAAGCCTGAAGTATCGCAAACCGTGATTCTGACGCGGGTATCGGGGCGCGCTTCAGCGGTGCCGGAGGCAGAAGCGATTGCTAAGCTGGCAGAGCATCAGGCCACGATGTGTATATTTTTGTCAGGTCCCCATCTGAAAAAAATTGTCACCGATTTACGCTTGCATTATCCTGCCGACACACCAGTCAAATTGGTCTATCGCGCAACCTGGCCAGAACAGAAAATCTACGAGGGAACACTTGCCACTGTGCTGGCAGAGACCAAACGTGGAAGCTGGAACTTGACCACGATGATGTTGGTAGGCGCGGCTTTGGATCATGGCGAGCAGGTTGAATCGAGTTTGTATTCGAAGGAATTTACCCATCTTTTCCGGGTAGTGAAAAAGGAAAAAAAGAAGACTGAAAAGAAGGTTGAAAAGACGGCTAAAACTCTGGTTGAAACTAAGGTCACCGTTGAATAA
- the cobI gene encoding precorrin-2 C(20)-methyltransferase yields the protein MTESGIHASSLSAARLTELKVTEINKELSPGTFWGVGVGPGPSGYLPLAALEVLQKADLVYAPRARSADTSVALQCLAGIDLGLEPGTPRLREIEFNMDPDRNVLSEHYAQLADAIAVELRAGRNVAYLTIGDTMTYSTYGYVLAALLTRIPDLTHRTFPGITSYAAAAAALDWPLGEGKERTLILPCPEDAAALRHEIDTHDVVVLMKVGARLPWVLALLREMGIAEHCAFARRIGLSGELLASGLNTLSATEAMGYLATLLIRKTPRQNR from the coding sequence ATGACTGAATCCGGGATTCACGCTTCCAGCTTGAGTGCAGCAAGATTGACTGAATTAAAGGTGACTGAAATTAATAAAGAACTTAGCCCAGGGACGTTTTGGGGCGTCGGCGTTGGGCCGGGACCGTCGGGTTATCTGCCATTGGCGGCGCTGGAAGTATTACAAAAGGCAGATTTGGTCTATGCTCCGCGCGCACGCAGTGCCGATACATCGGTAGCGCTGCAATGTTTGGCCGGGATTGATCTGGGACTGGAGCCGGGTACGCCGCGCTTGCGAGAAATCGAATTTAATATGGACCCGGATCGAAATGTATTGAGTGAGCATTATGCGCAACTGGCGGACGCGATTGCCGTGGAACTGCGGGCCGGTCGCAATGTGGCGTATCTGACCATCGGGGACACCATGACTTATTCGACTTACGGTTATGTGCTGGCCGCGTTGCTGACGCGAATTCCGGATTTGACGCATCGCACTTTCCCGGGCATCACCAGTTATGCCGCTGCTGCTGCGGCGCTCGACTGGCCGTTAGGCGAAGGTAAGGAGCGAACCCTCATTTTGCCGTGTCCGGAAGATGCCGCAGCCTTGCGTCACGAAATCGATACCCATGATGTCGTGGTGCTGATGAAAGTCGGCGCACGTCTACCGTGGGTGTTGGCGTTGCTTCGTGAAATGGGCATCGCTGAACATTGCGCTTTTGCGCGGCGTATAGGTCTCTCGGGCGAGTTGCTGGCGTCCGGCCTGAACACGCTGTCGGCGACCGAGGCGATGGGATATCTGGCGACTTTATTGATACGCAAAACACCACGACAGAATAGATAG
- the cbiD gene encoding cobalt-precorrin-5B (C(1))-methyltransferase CbiD codes for MCPTDVTSRSTVELDADRAELDLCVLAPNGLRRGRTTGSCATAAVTAALRLLLRGEEVQEVEVLLPDGKHFLMVPIIRVFWLKSAQQITVRAEVLKDGGDDPDSTHGATIFAEVRKNAIGEVRFFAGEGVGTATQPGLRVAVGEPAINPVPRTMMRQAVALQLRGFATTAGFDLTIGCENGLEIARKTFNPRLGIIGGISILGTSGIVEPMSMASWIASIEVYVRVALAGDADSVAFLPGKIGREFAKDVLGLPEKRAVQIANFLGDSLDFTQTALEEEGRRLAVLWLAGHPGKLAKVLDGVWDTHSSKSNMAMGVVARVAAERGYPAALVAELAHANTVEAAMERLKAASNSGDAQALWIDIEQRIAACAQARVPAVDRVEVRLFDLHGNALGQRDD; via the coding sequence ATGTGCCCGACTGATGTCACATCGCGATCGACGGTTGAACTTGACGCTGATCGCGCCGAGTTAGATCTCTGCGTGCTGGCGCCGAATGGGCTACGGCGTGGACGTACGACCGGCAGTTGTGCAACGGCGGCCGTAACGGCAGCGTTGCGACTTTTGCTGCGCGGTGAAGAGGTACAAGAGGTTGAAGTGTTGTTGCCGGACGGGAAGCATTTTTTGATGGTACCGATCATCCGGGTTTTTTGGCTGAAATCGGCGCAACAAATTACCGTGCGCGCAGAAGTATTGAAGGATGGCGGCGACGATCCGGACAGCACGCACGGTGCGACGATCTTTGCTGAGGTGCGAAAGAATGCGATAGGGGAAGTGCGGTTTTTTGCCGGTGAGGGGGTCGGCACTGCAACCCAGCCGGGTTTGCGCGTGGCTGTGGGTGAACCAGCCATCAATCCGGTACCACGCACGATGATGCGGCAAGCGGTGGCACTGCAATTGCGCGGATTTGCAACGACTGCTGGATTTGACCTCACCATCGGCTGCGAAAACGGACTTGAAATTGCCCGTAAAACCTTCAATCCGCGCTTGGGAATTATCGGTGGAATCTCGATTTTGGGGACTTCCGGGATTGTGGAGCCGATGTCGATGGCGTCCTGGATTGCATCGATTGAAGTGTATGTGCGGGTAGCACTTGCTGGCGATGCCGACAGCGTTGCATTTCTGCCCGGAAAAATCGGACGCGAGTTCGCAAAAGATGTGCTAGGTTTGCCAGAAAAGCGAGCGGTGCAGATTGCCAACTTTCTGGGCGATTCGCTGGATTTTACCCAAACCGCACTGGAAGAAGAGGGACGTCGGCTGGCGGTGTTATGGCTAGCGGGACATCCGGGCAAGCTGGCGAAAGTGCTGGACGGTGTTTGGGATACGCATTCCAGCAAAAGCAATATGGCCATGGGCGTGGTAGCACGGGTCGCTGCAGAGCGCGGCTACCCCGCTGCTTTGGTAGCGGAACTGGCACACGCCAACACAGTAGAGGCAGCAATGGAACGATTGAAAGCTGCGTCGAATAGTGGTGACGCGCAAGCGTTGTGGATCGATATCGAGCAACGGATTGCCGCCTGCGCGCAAGCGCGAGTGCCAGCGGTGGATCGGGTCGAAGTCCGCTTATTTGATTTACATGGAAATGCATTGGGACAGCGGGATGACTGA
- a CDS encoding precorrin-8X methylmutase: MTQARSVSADSPASSANSFGIVIAGHGSRDPDAVQEFERLVALIRARAPQHVISHGYLEFSSPTISEAVSANLALGSTQIAVVPAVLLAARHAKNDMPAEVLTMARDYPAIDFHFGAPMNLHPQLLQLAQERIIAAEATSAQTIRRADTCLVLVGRGTTDPDANSEVSKLARMLEEGMGFGSAVVCYSGTAKPLVADGLRAAAQLGFARIVVLPFFLFDGVLVKRIYAAADDLQQSEPDLEILKAGYLGAHEHVADVIIERAREAVAGRADMNCSLCKYRVQIVGFEEQVGEPQRAHHLPVRGLLGKNTQVVDSPPPVAMPYVPHPIEAESFRIIAAGRDWSQFPVAHLTVLQRLVHTSGDFNAVDDIFLSPGAVETGIRALLRCKQIVTDVTMVQTGLKRALLEQLGIETWCGVHDRETHLMSAAQGITRSAAGMRRAFEKFGNDIVLAIGDAPTAIMEVTRLIREHGWRPQLVIGLPVGFVGTRESKDDLRRCLQVPRITNSGTRGGSPWAASVVNGLMIDAQNQLAGYVPD; the protein is encoded by the coding sequence ATGACACAGGCGCGTTCTGTCTCTGCAGATTCACCTGCATCCTCCGCAAATAGCTTCGGCATCGTCATTGCCGGACATGGCAGCCGCGATCCTGATGCTGTGCAGGAATTCGAGCGTCTGGTTGCCCTGATCCGTGCGCGTGCACCGCAACACGTCATATCGCATGGCTATCTGGAGTTTTCCAGTCCGACTATCAGCGAAGCCGTAAGCGCCAATCTGGCGTTAGGCTCAACGCAGATTGCGGTGGTACCTGCCGTGTTGCTCGCCGCCCGGCACGCCAAAAATGACATGCCGGCCGAAGTATTGACGATGGCGCGTGATTATCCCGCTATCGACTTCCATTTCGGTGCGCCGATGAATTTGCATCCGCAACTGCTGCAATTAGCGCAGGAACGGATCATCGCCGCCGAAGCGACGTCCGCCCAAACCATCCGACGCGCTGACACCTGCCTGGTATTGGTAGGACGTGGTACGACCGATCCCGATGCCAATAGTGAGGTCTCAAAGTTAGCGCGGATGCTGGAAGAGGGCATGGGTTTCGGCAGTGCTGTGGTGTGTTATTCCGGCACCGCAAAGCCGCTGGTTGCGGACGGTTTACGTGCGGCAGCTCAGTTAGGCTTCGCCCGAATTGTGGTGCTGCCGTTCTTCTTGTTTGATGGCGTTCTGGTGAAGCGCATTTATGCCGCCGCAGACGACCTGCAGCAGAGCGAGCCAGATCTGGAAATATTGAAAGCTGGCTATCTCGGCGCACACGAGCATGTGGCCGATGTCATCATCGAACGTGCACGCGAGGCGGTTGCGGGGCGCGCCGACATGAACTGCAGCCTGTGCAAATACCGGGTGCAGATCGTCGGCTTCGAAGAACAAGTGGGTGAGCCGCAACGGGCGCATCACCTGCCGGTGCGTGGCTTGCTCGGAAAAAATACGCAGGTTGTGGACAGCCCGCCACCGGTGGCAATGCCGTACGTACCGCATCCAATCGAAGCCGAAAGTTTTCGCATCATCGCTGCCGGACGCGACTGGTCGCAGTTTCCTGTCGCGCATTTGACGGTGCTACAGCGTCTGGTGCATACCAGCGGCGATTTCAATGCGGTGGACGACATCTTTTTATCGCCAGGTGCGGTGGAAACCGGCATCCGTGCGCTGTTGCGCTGCAAACAAATTGTGACCGACGTCACCATGGTGCAAACCGGATTGAAACGCGCTTTACTGGAGCAACTGGGAATTGAAACCTGGTGTGGCGTGCATGATCGGGAAACCCATTTGATGTCCGCAGCGCAAGGCATCACGCGCTCGGCCGCTGGCATGCGGCGCGCGTTTGAAAAATTTGGCAACGATATCGTCCTCGCCATCGGCGATGCGCCCACCGCGATTATGGAAGTGACGCGCCTGATTCGCGAGCATGGCTGGCGCCCGCAATTGGTAATTGGATTGCCGGTAGGATTTGTCGGCACGCGGGAAAGCAAAGACGATTTGCGGCGCTGTCTGCAAGTGCCACGGATTACCAATAGCGGTACACGCGGCGGATCGCCATGGGCTGCAAGCGTCGTCAATGGTCTGATGATTGATGCGCAAAATCAGTTGGCAGGATATGTGCCCGACTGA